ATCCAAGAAGCAAGCAATAGTTTAAAGTCATTAATATATTGCATTTTATTGTAATCAACTAATCTTTTTTGTTTTAGATCATCTAATACTGTTTTAGTAACCAAAGGAGCGTCTGACAAATTTAACATAACCACCTTATTGTTACTTCCATTTTCAAAATATTTTAAAATAACCTTGAAAATATCTAGCTTATCAGCATCTCGTACAGCTTTAACAACTAAACCTAAAGACTTATTAAATGTTGAAGGTATATTTAAGCGATTATGTAAAAGAATAGATATGCCAACATACCTACGTATCTTAATTGGCAGTTTACGCCAAAAATCCTGCTGGCTAAGGACTTTAAACCCCAAAAGAGCATGATTAACTGACAATTTATCTTGAAAAGTCTTATATTGCTTATATTGTTCAAATCGTCCAATATCATGAAATAATGAAGCTAATTCTATACAAAATTTAATTTCTTTTCCAAATCCTTCATTTAAAGATATAGATTTGGCGTGCTTAAAAACTCTTACTGAATGATCTTCTTTTAATCTTAT
The genomic region above belongs to Desulfonauticus submarinus and contains:
- a CDS encoding HD domain-containing protein; this encodes MSISLDIEPYFSWFKEYVKNFYFDNPKDQENIRLKEDHSVRVFKHAKSISLNEGFGKEIKFCIELASLFHDIGRFEQYKQYKTFQDKLSVNHALLGFKVLSQQDFWRKLPIKIRRYVGISILLHNRLNIPSTFNKSLGLVVKAVRDADKLDIFKVILKYFENGSNNKVVMLNLSDAPLVTKTVLDDLKQKRLVDYNKMQYINDFKLLLASWIYDFNFKYSYQVILENDYLGKIFSLLPNNTELKIIYRELNDYLKSNVE